In Prinia subflava isolate CZ2003 ecotype Zambia chromosome 8, Cam_Psub_1.2, whole genome shotgun sequence, the genomic window TTACCTGGGAGGAACAGTTTTATTCACTTTTGGAACTGCTAGAGAGTTACTTGAGTGTTATctgcaagggagaaaaaatttGTCATGTTTAGTATGACCCTGTGGCAGAAAAGGTTTTAtaaaggtttggggtttgtcctcttctcttctcttctcttctcttctcttctcttctcttctcttctcttctcttctcttctcttctcttctcttctcttctcttctcttctcttctcttctcttctctctcttctcttctcttctcttctcttctcttctcttctcttctctttcgtcttctcttctcttctcttctcttctcttctcttctcttctcttctcttctcttctcttctcttctcttctcttctcttctcttctcttctcttctcttctcttctctctcttccttcccaTTACTATTTGTGTTGTCTCACCCTTGAGACAGAATAGTGAAATGCTGACATCAGGTGgaccaaaatggaaaaaactgtGCTGCTCTGAAGGGAAAATAGTTTCTCTTTTGTTAAATAATATTCCACATTTCATTCCacacttatttattttttaattaagaaagtGAGTATTAAATTTGACCCCCAGCTCGGCAATAAGGCTTTTGATGCCTTGATCCACACAATGGTTCTTTACGAGCTACAAAATAATAGGGGTTTTGTTCCTTATAAAAGCACATACAAAAATTAAACCctgataaaataatttcatcaaAGTATGTTCAGAATTCACAGTCTGCCTTGTGAAAGCCAAAATGGACTCAGATCCATTTGTAAAAGATGGTCTTAGAGGGAGTCTGCTTGTCTAGGCAAGAATTAATGAAATTATCAAACTATCAAAAATCTGGCTTTCTATGAGGAGAGAATCCtattaataaaaggaaaaactgagaaaaaaatcccttaatGAATCTAAGAgggaaattctgatttttaacgTTTTTAAAAAGTCTGGAAACCCACATTTATTTCTCCTACTCTCTCTCCAATAATTCTCTGATATAAACAGTTATGATGACAAATATTTGCATCCATGAATATGAATCAAAAGCCACGGACAGCTTCCCCACATTTCAGAGAGCCGTTCCATTTCTTGGCAATTCTTATGAggaattgaaaagaaaatatgaggGTTTTTTGGCAAACAAGAAAAGAATCATTTTAATGATCAGGTTTAAAGACCCTCCCAGCTGCTACTGctaagttaaaaataaatcagcaatGGAAACCTGTATCTCCTCTGGAGGGTTTGTGATTAAACCATTTGGTTATTTAATTGGCCAGCACACAAAGTTACACCTACAGTAGCAGGAGAAATCCCTTTGAAGTCTGCCTGGACACTGAATTTGAGCTCAGGCAGCACACACAGTGCTTTACTAAAGAGTGGGAAATATTTCTAGGTGTTCCAAAATAGATTCTGATAGATTTCTTGTTGGTTCTAGAACATGAATTTTTACACACTTCGTTCTTGTGATGTGCAAATTCACTCTTAAAGATCCAGCAGGTCCCTTTTTGCTTAGAAGATCAGTTACTATTTTATCTGATCCCTCTCTTCCCACACAACATGACTGCAACATTTTTGTGGCTTCCCTCTAACGTACGAGTTTCTCACTGCAGAAGGCACAAACCTAAACAGCATTTCTTGTAACCTCACCAGTCAAAACAGagttatatatatacacacacatctttaatttattttttttagctgGAAGTTCTGTTCTTACGTTGAGTTTGTTTCTCCAGACAGCTCCAGATGGCTGGAAGAATTCCGTGCGCCACAATTTATCTTTGAACAAGTGCTTTGAGAAAGTTGAGAACAAGTCAGGGAATTCTTCTAGGAAGGGCTGCCTGTGGGCTCTGAATCCAGCCAAGATTGACAAGATGCAGGAGGAGCTCCAGAAATGGAAGAGGAAAGACCCAGTTGCTGTGAGGAAGAGTATGGCAAAGCCAGGTCAGTTATTTGTCAGTATTTCGGTTTTCAAACAGCTCTCCCCAGATCTTTTCATCAAGATCCATAAGAGGATTTAGACATGATTTAGGAAAGCATTTAAGGATTTTTCCTGGTAGgcaaaacaagtaaaaaaaatttaaaagtagaaTTAAGGTAGACCCGGGTTTGTAGGTGTTTCCAGATAAGCACAGAGAAGCTTCACCAAGAAAATATCCTGTCGTGACATCTCACTAAGCTTTAAAAGGCCGGGTTGGATGGGGATTGGAGCAACCTggagcagtgggaggtgtccctgtccatggcaggggggtggaatgggatgatcttcaacatcccttccaacccaaacccctctgATAAAAAGAACGCTGAAATAAGGAATATcaaataaaacctgagattAACTGCTAAGTATCCAAcctttaaaatgagatttttctttttttgcaaagGATGAGGCAAGAGAAAGATTCGTAGGTTCTAATCATACatacttttattaatttttttttgtagcagcTGTTCTTTCACGCATCTTTGACCAAGGTGTGAAAATGGGTTTGATCTTTCTCTGGCACATTTCTTTGCCTGTTTGTCAGTGGAAAATAGAAGCTTTCAGTGATCATGGTATTcatgcagctgcagcaaaatTCAGACAGTAACCCTGCAGATGGATACACAGTGTGGGCTTTGTGTCTCCAACCTTTGAGcctaaaagcagaatttattaCGTGCTTACTTGGCAAggataatttaaaacaaaccttTTCAGGCTTTGGAGTTTTTAATACAGAAGATCTAGCACTTCTGTTCTCCACTTCCCGAATAACACCACAATCCCTGCTGCAAGCTCTGCAGGGACAAGCCAGCCACGGGCTCTCCCCTTGTTTTCCAGAAGAGCTGGACACGCTGATCGGCGACAGGAGCGACAAGCTGCGGTCCtcgctgctgccctgcagccccgcGGGCGCTGCAGCCGCCTCCCTCTCCAGGCAGATGGCAGCGCAAGCCCAGCCCTTGGGCGagcccccgctgccccccggCATCCCGCAGGGCTTCCACGGCATCCACCGAGCCCCGCTGCACGCCAAGAgccccctgcccgccctgcTGGGGGGGCAGCAGTGCTACACATCCCCCCAGGGCTTCCCCCAGATCCCCACCGCGCTGATGCAGCACACGCCCGAGCCTCCGAGCCTGttccctgctggggaggctcAAAGCCAGCTCCGGACTCAGCCCAGCATCCCGCAGGATTCCCCAGTGCCGGCTCAGAGCCCCCCGAGCTGCGGGATGAAGATGCTGCCCGAGCATTCCCCGGCCAGGACGGTGCAGGACtcgctgctgcaggagggagacCTCAGCAATGACATCGATGCTCTGAATCCGTCCCTCACTGATTTTGATCTCCAAGGTAGGTGTTGGAGCTGTTTTTATCTTGGAGAGTCGGGTTTGCtacatcccatcccatcccgtcccatcccatcccgtcccgtcccgtcccatcccatcccatcccatcccatcccatcccatcccatcccgtcccgtcccgtcccgtcccgtcccgtcccgtcccgtcccgtcccgtcccgtcccgtcccgtcccgtcccgtcccatcccatcccatcccatcccatcccatcccatcccatcctatcccatcccatcccatcccatcccatcccatcccatcccatcccatcccatcccatcccatcccatcccatcccatcccatcccatcccatcccatcccatcccatcccattctcCACAAgatccccccctttttttttacatctccACACCTCTGTTACAACCCCCaccttttttacattttatattaacACCGTGCAATTTCGCCTGAAATCTTTAAAAAGTTTCCTAAGGATGCTACAGATTTGCATCCAGGAATATAAAAAACATTCCCGTTCCCCCTCCCCTTCTACAATAGCTGATATTAAATACTGTAACACAGTATTTAGAATGTGTTCTTTAAATTCAGACCTGTTTTCAACTGAACGCTACTCAAGCACAGCTATTCAGTGCCATTTTTACAAGAGAATTGTCTAGTTAAAAGCACCAGGAGAAATAAATTTGATTGAATTAACGTCAGCATCCTTGTTGATCAATACTGATTCCACATCCCTGCTAAAAAGGATgctctttccctcttcccaagGCAGTAATAGATCTACACCTCAATTATATTTTCTGAGGTGTCTTCTTGTATTCTTGCACCAATATATTCCATGCTTGTGATCACAGCCATGATCACCAGctggagggggaaggagaaatagagaagaaatcaaaccatcagtatttttttttttttttatttcttggtaATGAGTCTTTCAAGAACGATCAGACATAAAGAACAAAGGGGGGGTGGGGGAATATACATTTCTAACAtaattttagaaagaaatttctTAAATTAACGCTGTTTTCTCCCAGATTTAAATTTATGGAGACAGATGAACAATAACCATCTGAAGAACCTCTTCCCTCCCTCAGTCCCAAGAAATTGGCATCACAAACACACAGATGTTTAATATCCAACATCTCCTGCAACACAACgatgaaaaaaagcaaatacaaagaAACACACGGAGAGAAAACACCAAGCTGAATGAATCTGTCATtaatgggggtttttttgttgttattgtagGGAATCTTTGGGAGGAGCTGAAAGACGACAGCCTGGCCGTGGATCCCCTCGTCCTCATTTCATCCTCGCCCATGGCCCCGCAGTGTTTTCCGCAGCTGgagagcggcggcggcggcgcgggcccggccggggGCGCGCACGGGAGCGCGCACGGGAGCGCGCACGGGAGCGCGCACGGGAGCGCGCACGGGAGCgcgcaggagctgcagctcaccACGCTCTACTCCGCCTTCATGGAGCTGGACACGGTGACCCCTTCGTACCTGAGCAGCCCCGGCTCCAAACCCATCGCCTTAATGTGAACCACACCCccaaaaatttccaaaattcCAAAGTTTTCAAAAATTCATCGGAATGGAAACCCAGTCCTGACCATCACACGCTGCCCTGGGTGGTGTCAGCGTTCATGGGAATGagaattttatctttcttttttctttttttttctcccagaacTCGCCCGCAGGATATGTAGCTTTACTATGATGATTTTCTACagacagatattaaaaaaattatttaaagattATATGGTTAACAGCTGAACTTGTCAACACCATTTTATCAAGCCACTCATCTTCATCTTCCagaaataagaagaaaacaaattcttcatcgtcttttttctttttcttttttttctttaatgaaagcTGCTTGCAAATGAACACAGAACTCACAGCACACAACAATTTAACTCGGAGACAAGAATTTTAACTTATTTCTTGGAGCCACTGATGGCAACAGCATCCActcaaaatataaaatctaCCTATTAAAACATTTATAGTCCCCTTGAAAGAAGTTCTGGGTTTTGGTAAACGTGAACTGAAAATTCTGCAAGTATTAGAAGATAGAGGACAAGCTGCTAAACCAAAGCAACAAATATACTTCAGTGGAAAATATCTAAGTtttactgtatttaaaaagaaattttagactctgctttttttaataaaaaagaacaaaactatTTAGTAGAATTTTTACTTGGCTGGAAATTATTTGCATTCATGCCTCTTACATTTTGCTACATAAACTAGACATTAATATGAATTGTTAAGCCattaaatgaagatttttttttaaatagtgataagaaggaagagagaaattgCAGTTGGCCAAAAATCCAGAGAGCATCTGTGTTTTAAGTGATACCTCCAGTGGGGTTTATTGTGATGCTGAACCAAATCTTGCAGTAGGTTCATACTGTGACCTAAATTCAGGCCAGTGTTTCAGGAATATCCTTCTCCCTCTGATTTTCCACAAAGATGGaataaaaaagtagaaaaatagaataaaatagaataaaataagtTGGTTTAAGTGAGGCACTATAAACCCAGAGTAAGCTGGAGAAGGAACGGAACAGCACTATAGAAAATAGTCTAGAAACCCAAAATGATATGAGGTTGCTCatggaagtgcccaaggccaggttggagggggcttggagcaatgTGGGACACTGgaattgtccctgcccatggcagggggtggcactggaggggctttaaggtcttttccaacccagcccattctgggattctctgatcTCTATTCACAGATGATGTAAACTCAATTTACTGATTTAAATTCAATTAACATCCTAAACCAAGGAGGTTAAAATTTGAGTCAGGTTGGGTGATTTAGACCACGAAAAAGTGAGGAGGGATCCTCAAGGATGGAATAAAGGAGGTGGGATTATTAAAATGAGGACACACGGTTTTAATTGGCCCCTGTCTCACAGCAAGGTGGGAGCTCTGCCCAAACCCAGGCCCAAAGTTACACCCTCACCCTTTCCTACTAGTCCAGACTTAAAATCAGATTAAGGGCAGACGGATGAAGGCGATTTAGGAGGAGCACATGTGATGCAGCTTTGTAATCCCTCACGCAAGCACCAAGAAATCCTCACCTGACTCCAACCCCTCTTCCTGCAAAGAGAACAAGGAGTGGAAGAAATGCAGCCAGGTTGGCCAAGctgctccaggaaaaaaaaaaatacagcaggatGAGAGTTATGCTCAGTTCTCCATGACTTTCAATCACTATTTGCACCAAATTCTTGTTAAATCCTTTTTAAACCCCTTACAAATTCCCCTCCTGAGTCGCACACAGTGAACCACATCATGGCCAGAACACTACAGGCCTTTGGAAGATATTCCTGACACGATGAGCAGCATTCCCAGTATTTTATATTTGGGAGagggaaacaacaacaaaaaaaaagcataagaACACACCAGAGGAAGTGCAGTGGCATCATAGCTCTAAAAACACGAcagaaatgtaataaaatatttatgattaAAGCAAACCCATGGCATGTGAAAAAATCCATCAAAACTGACAGTAGGAGTCTGGACAACATTATCAAGCTGAGTTAAACATCTGTGAAACTCCAGATTCAAAGATTTGAAAGCgagaaaagcaaaactgctttttctgagTCAAAGATTTATAATTTATGGGCACAGCAACCCATCCATGATTTGCTCATTGCTGTGTGTCACTCGTGTCCTCTGTGGCCCCAGGCTCAGCCATTCCCTCAGAGACACCAATATATTCCATGCTTGTGACCACACACATGATCACAAgctggagggggaggaagaaatagagaagaaatCAAACCATCAGACtttattctatatttttttcttggtaatAAGTCTTTGAAGAATGACCAGACATAAGGAATAAAAGGGAAACAAACACTTGAACGTGTTTTTCCTTGGGCTTTCTGGGGTGTCTTGTATCCACACCAGAGGTTTGTGCTCCCTTTATAAAGTTATTTATTCACTGCACCTAAAAGTATTTTCTCCAATGCATTCCATATTTAATGGAATTAAATTAATGGTTGGACGTTTCACAGAAGTTATAAGAAAAGTCCTTTTAAtaacttttattaaaaaatagttctgtttaaataaacaaacaaacaaacaaattataCTGCAAGTTATTAACTAATATAAATTGTCTGGGTTTGAGTTTCCCTTCCTGCTCCACTTCAGGCTCCTACATCTGAAATTTTATTGTCTTGTTTCAGTTTAGCATTCCTAATTCTGGTAGA contains:
- the FOXN1 gene encoding forkhead box protein N1 isoform X2, whose product is MVSLLQDQSNIKFSPSDPLERDQQDLMKAQGDSISPVQHSQDNPSYSCQPFEPDTRTERRSSESSHSPSPASPSQEQIQGRYPASQGIPCGKNKLKAPFSTEKFRRYSYEENAAGNYDRFLKSSRNPFHPYKRQISEEVFQEPHQALPPEASPYKSHGSVEGFEALPGAEEPEAFPTHIPNISGEQPWCGSLQYGTTGQEHGSQVMDSDLKLRTSPLEGQPGLYCYQPQVQQMYCPSHPFHQYPSGGSYPVTYIASSHYPYQRIAPQSSQESQQPLFPKPIYSYSILIFMALKNSKTGSLPVSEIYNFMTEHFPYFKTAPDGWKNSVRHNLSLNKCFEKVENKSGNSSRKGCLWALNPAKIDKMQEELQKWKRKDPVAVRKSMAKPEELDTLIGDRSDKLRSSLLPCSPAGAAAASLSRQMAAQAQPLGEPPLPPGIPQGFHGIHRAPLHAKSPLPALLGGQQCYTSPQGFPQIPTALMQHTPEPPSLFPAGEAQSQLRTQPSIPQDSPVPAQSPPSCGMKMLPEHSPARTVQDSLLQEGDLSNDIDALNPSLTDFDLQGNLWEELKDDSLAVDPLVLISSSPMAPQCFPQLESGGGGAGPAGGAHGSAHGSAHGSAHGSAHGSAQELQLTTLYSAFMELDTVTPSYLSSPGSKPIALM
- the FOXN1 gene encoding forkhead box protein N1 isoform X1, giving the protein MVSLLQDQSNIKFSPSDPLERDQQDLMKAQGDSISPVQHSQDNPSYSCQPFEPDTRTERRSSESSHSPSPASPSQEQIQGRYPASQGIPCGKNKLKAPFSTEKFRRYSYEENAAGNYDRFLKSSRNPFHPYKRQISEEVFQEPHQALPPEASPYKSHGSVEGFEALPGAEEPEAFPTHIPNISGEQPWCGSLQYGTTGQEHGSQVMQDSDLKLRTSPLEGQPGLYCYQPQVQQMYCPSHPFHQYPSGGSYPVTYIASSHYPYQRIAPQSSQESQQPLFPKPIYSYSILIFMALKNSKTGSLPVSEIYNFMTEHFPYFKTAPDGWKNSVRHNLSLNKCFEKVENKSGNSSRKGCLWALNPAKIDKMQEELQKWKRKDPVAVRKSMAKPEELDTLIGDRSDKLRSSLLPCSPAGAAAASLSRQMAAQAQPLGEPPLPPGIPQGFHGIHRAPLHAKSPLPALLGGQQCYTSPQGFPQIPTALMQHTPEPPSLFPAGEAQSQLRTQPSIPQDSPVPAQSPPSCGMKMLPEHSPARTVQDSLLQEGDLSNDIDALNPSLTDFDLQGNLWEELKDDSLAVDPLVLISSSPMAPQCFPQLESGGGGAGPAGGAHGSAHGSAHGSAHGSAHGSAQELQLTTLYSAFMELDTVTPSYLSSPGSKPIALM